The following proteins are encoded in a genomic region of Arachis stenosperma cultivar V10309 chromosome 4, arast.V10309.gnm1.PFL2, whole genome shotgun sequence:
- the LOC130974627 gene encoding uncharacterized protein LOC130974627: MGTILELSEQYKTLEVDRKLGGRLGQIEDVALFEVRGKDTRIVKAKVELNGDKRVRDTLKLLDPNQKMLEIGVHYERIGSLAMAWRDGCTVQILQHGRFFIAASVLTAGSNDPYGVLGVYLSSNDQHRMARFVELTSVTQQFDGNVVLIGDFNTIFNQLEKAGGGAKSSSSIETFNRFIDDNFLIDINMVGRPFTWSNRRSDDELIQERLDRFLYELEELRLAGIHGGDIISEIEDKLEKALQNEESYWKDKSRVKWLKSGDQNTTFFHQKFRNRTRRNKIWQLTGSDGEVATSNAGITSVAESYFKNIFSSTFHENPKPLFTYFEPKVTSHMNRRLQRPVTMEEVKRATFSIHPQSAPGDDGIIAKFFQSFWNIFSGDVFRAVKSFFSGGKNFEGF, translated from the exons ATGGGCACAATTTTGGAATTGTCTGAACAATACAAAACGCTTGAAGTTGATCGAAAATTGGGTGGAAGACTTGGTCAAATTGAAGATGTTGCTCTATTTGAAGTTAGAGGCAAAGATACACGCATAGTGAAGGCTAAAGTAGAACTAAACGGTGATAAAAGGGTGAGAGAtacactaaaattgcttgatcctaATCAGAAAATGTTGGAAATTGGAGTACACTATGAACGTATAG GGAGTTTGGCAATGGCATGGAGGGATGGTTGCACTGTTCAGATTTTACAGCATGGTAGATTCTTCATTGCGGCATCAGTTCTGACAGCTGGTTCTAATGATCCCTATGGTGTTTTAGGTGTTTATCTCAGTTCAAATGATCAACATAGAATGGCTCGATTTGTTGAATTAACTTCAGTCACCCAACAGTTCGATGGTAATGTTGTGTTAATAGGTGATTTTAATACCATTTTTAATCAATTGGAGAAAGCAGGTGGAGGTGctaaatcttcttcttctattgaAACCTTTAACAGATTTATTGATGATAATTTTCTGATTGATATTAATATGGTTGGAAGACCATTCACTTGGTCGAATAGACGGAGTGATGATGAGTTGATACAGGAAAGACTGGACCGATTCCTG TATGAATTAGAGGAACTTCGTTTAGCAGGAATTCATGGAGGTGACATCATTTCAGAAATAGAGGACAAACTTGAAAAAGCATTGCAAAATGAGGAATCTTATTGGAAAGATAAGTCTAGAGTCAAATGGCTCAAATCTGGCGATCAGAATACAACTttcttccatcagaaatttagAAATCGAACTCGAAGGAATAAAATTTGGCAACTAACTGGCAGTGATGGTGAAGTGGCTACTTCAAATGCTGGTATTACTTCTGTGGCTGAATCTTATTTTAAGAACATCTTTTCCTCCACTTTTCATGAGAACCCTAAACCTCTGTTTACTTATTTTGAACCTAAGGTTACATCTCATATGAACCGTAGGCTTCAAAGACCAGTGACTATGGAGGAAGTGAAACGTGCAACATTTAGCATTCATCCTCAAAGTGCTCCAGGAGATGATGGTATAAtagcaaaattttttcaaagctTTTGGAACATATTCAGCGGTGATGTGTTCCGAGCAGTTAAGAGCTTCTTTTCAGGGGGCAAAAATTTTGAAGGGTTTTAA